TGATCTCCAACCAAGGTGCATTCTTGAATAACATTCTTTCGCTGGGCGTTCGTTCCGGCGGTGTCGTGTCAAACTCCGTTCGGATCGCCCGATGGTCCGATCCATGCTCTGTTGGATGTATCCCGCAGCTCGTCATCTCGCCCGCCAACTCCGTCGATGCCAGCACCAGGTCAATCGTGCTCGTTCTACCTCCTGGGCCTTCCCACGTCTTCGTGCCTCGGGGCAGCAGGCTGTGAAGGCCATGTTCTCCCATCAGCTCTATGATCGGTCCAGTTAGCTCTCTGGTAATAGAACTGCTACTCCAAGGAATTTGGAGTGCTACCAGTAGTTCATGGTCGAACTGATAGAAGAGCTCCTTTAGAAACTTGTGCTCGAATATTGTGAAGGGCACATCACTGTCAATGACGAGCCCAACACTACGTTCTTGTACAGCTTTGACCTTTGCCTTTGGTATTATGCTCTGGTCAAGCCGTGGTCGTTTGGGGGTTGCATGGGACTGGAGATCGATCGCGCTATCGTCGCTGGGCTTGATTGACTCGCTGGGGTGATCCGATGGGCTCTGTGCAAGTCAGTATATGGGATATGTTGGTATAGAGGACGGATCCATACTTGCGAAGATGATCTGCTGCAGAAGATGTCGCTTGTACTGAGAAGAATTCTGGCCGACCCTTCGTGTCGCATCGGCTGCAGCACCACACATGACCGATGGGCTGATCCTGGTGATTCAATTCAATGAAGAACATGCCGTGCGATCTGATCCAACTTTTTCTGCCTTTTGCACCTTTCCGAGCTAGCGAATCTTCTTGAACGAAGCGGCGGTTCTTCCAGACGACCTTCGGTAGATCCTCAATAGTCGGGTTAGGGGGCAGCTCCCCGACCGAAGCCTCCTCGAGCTGCTTGGCCACGGTCCTTGGTTGAGACAGTCGCGAGAACGCAGAGGGAAAAAGTGGCGTGGGGCAAGGCGGCGATAGCAGGTACCAACGAGGCTACGGCTTCATATAGGGCTAAGAAGTATCGCCTATCTGTGGCCATCTTGTACAGGGTAGGACTGGGCGGAGGGCACGTCCAGGTTTAATCTTTTTGGGCAGTTCAGATGCAGCATGGCATATATCAACTTTATCAAATCATGTCAACTTACAAATCACTGGAATTGATTTGATTagggtgattgattgattgagttgatttATGATGAGCGCTGCATGCAATACACCACATCATCGACAGGATCTACGAAGCTTGGAATAGGGGGCGAGGGCAAGTGGCGAGCCTGCTCCTGCTTGATGTCTCTGGCGCTTTTGATAATGTATCACACAAGCGGCTCCTACACAACCTACGGAAGAGAAGGATTGACGAGAAGACGGTCAGGTGGATCGCCAGCCTTCCTCAAGACCGATACACTAGAATCTCGATCGATGGATTCAAGACAGAACGACACAAAGTCTCAACAGGCACAGTACAAGGCTCGCCCCTCTCACCCATTCTCTACATCTTCTACAACGCAGACCTTGTCGAGAAATGTGACTTGGAAGAGGAAACCACTGCGACTGGATTCATTGACGACGTAGCTATCTTAACATGGGGAGGCTCAACGATAGAAACATGCAACAAGCTCCAACGGGCACTCCAAAGAGCGGAGCAATGGACGAAAACCCACGCGTCCGTCTTTTCGCCTAGTAAATTCCAGCTGATTATTGATACACTTCACTAGAGCACGGACGAGAATAGACACACAGCATCCGCTACACACAACATGGGGTGAGATCCCCGCAAAGCAGACTTGCAAGTATCTGGGGCTCATCCTAGACTCGGCACTGCGATGGAAACCCCATTTAGGTGAGGTACAGCGGAAGGCGACAAGGACGATCTCAGCTCTCCATAGCCTGGGAAGCTCAACCTGGGGCCTTACGTTCCAAGACATGAGAAACATCTATCGGGGTGTTGTGCTGCCACAGATCATGTATGCGTGCTCCGCATGGTCGAACGCCAACTGGAAAATACGGAACACGCCGTACACCCACAAGACATTGGAGAAATTACAACGTCTACAGGCGCGAGCGGCCAGGGTAATTTCTGGTGCCTTCAAAGCCACATCAATTCCAGCCCTGGATATTGAGACCTATCTCCTTCCCGTTGAGCACCAGATCTGGAGGCACAACGTCGAGTGTCTAGGAAGAATCACCCTCGGGACAGAAACCTTTGGGGAACAGGAACAACAACGCCGCGCAAACCGCATACGAGAGCGGAACATCAGAATGAGCCCACGCAGAGCGATACAGAAGGCCatacaagaagaacaaggattcAGTCTCAAGGAACTGGAGGTAATTACCCCGTACGTCGTCGCCCCATGGTGGATAGGCCCGAAGACGTTCATCGAGGAAAATGCCGAGAAAGCACGGTCAAGACACCAGCACAGCATCGAAAAGGAACCTGACGCCATAGGTACATATATACACGGATGGAAGTCGTATCAACAATCACGTGGGGTCAGCAGCAATATGTACCACCATCAGTCAAGCCAAGAGCGCCTATATGGGTGAAGACACTGTATCGACAGTATACGCCGGCGAGCTTCAGGGGATCTCCTTAGCTCTCCAGATCGCTCAACAAGATCGAGACCAAGGCAACGTCAGAACGAAAGTCATGATCTACACAAACAACCAAGCAGCCATCAGGTCGGTGGCGAGGCCAAAGGGTAAATCAGGATCTTACCTTCTCCAAGACATCACACAGAGGATACAGACACTGCGTGCGCAAGGCTTAACAGTCGAGGTTCGATGGGTTCCAGCTCACAATGGGATATACGGTAACGAAGCTGCCGATCGAGCAGCCAAGGAAGCCACGGGATGGAGACAGAGAGGACCACCAGGTCCAAGGTCACAGCAGCCTCCAACATTACGCTCATTGAAAGCCACGCTGAAGATGTGGTCGCGCAGAGTTGTCAACAGGAGATGGCAAGCCCAATGGCATCAGGAAACTAGGGGTAGGGCAACCTTCCGGCACACACCAGAACCAACACCGAGAGTACTACAGCCACACAAGCACTTCGCCAAGAGGCAGAGCGCCATATACACCCAACTTCGCACCGAGAGGATCGGGATGAATGACTTCCTCTTCAGACAAAGAGTACCAGGGTTCACGGACCCGGGATGCGACTGCAGAGAAGGGCGACAGACAGTGGCTCACATTTTGCTCCAGTGCAGGAAGTACTCTGCACTTCGAAATCTGGAACTAGGACAATTTCCAGGACGTCAAAATCTTCGGACACTGCTGAGCGAGCGCAAAGTAGCAGCAAAGGTCGTCAAATTTACGGAGCAAACCCAGATCCTTGGGCAATTCAGGATCAGTTCCTGACCAGACGAAGCTGAGCACTGGGGGGAGACTGTAGGTAGAAAGGACCCGCACACGAGGCGGATAGCCCGCCTCGCTGGAGACAAAACACATATGTACATTAGTATCTCAAACCACGATCTACGGCAGCTGGTCGGCCGATGTAGATACCATATACAACCCCCCTTTCGACAGCCCCACCCTTTCGtcaagcaaaaaaaaaagagcaccaccaaaaatggacaacttcacttacacgaaaGTTGGCCAGAATAAATAGCTAcctaaaagaagcttcttttattgaTTATAGAAATGAGTGGCGATAATTATTTTGACCTGTTGAGGATGTGCTGGGCACGCGATATATGCAAGTCATGCTATTGAAATATTTTCAATACCTATGGTCACTAACCTCCTCACCGCTCTTTCTCGTGATTTTTGATCTTTACCCTCGACAACAGCAGAAAAATGCCTAAATCACGACTTCAATGGGAATATACAGAGGACGATATGGCTGAGGCCATATTGGATATTACCGATCATGGTCTTTCACCCCCTCAAGCGGCCTAGAGAAGAGGAGTGCCCCGAACGACCCTCATCGATAGACTTAACGGCCGTGGGGCCGCTGAAGACCAGATCCAGCCTCGTCGACGTTTATccaagagccaagaagataggctggctttctggatcctccgccaggagtccttgggctatgctctGTCCCACAGTCAGATCCGCGCTTgtgtcatgggcttgttgagacagcagggcgaacATCCCAACTTAGGACGCAACTGGGTGATCAAGTTTATTAATCGCCGCGCAGatctaaagaccaagatgggtagacgtcaagaagctaaaaggttCAACTCTTTTACTCCTAAAGCGgttcattggtactttgatatccgggatggccagtatggctggatcaagcctgaaaacaccgtcaacgttgatgaaggcgGTATTATGACTGGTTTCGGCAAGCATTCACCTCTATTCCTTGTCAATTCTTGAATTTTGGCCAACTAACCCTCTAGGTTCAGGTCTAGATAGCCTGGTCGTTGGAAGCGCGGACCCGAAGCGCAAGGCCTTTCTCAAaggaccacaaactcgaaattggacttcatttatcgaagctgtcactgctgacgGTCGCGCTTTAGTTCCTGgcataatcttcaagggaaaagaactgcaaaaacaatggtttcttgaggagttcaagcagatagcagactggtattacataacatcgcccaacgggtggactgatgaccacataggcattgaatggcttgaaagagtcTATCTGCCCCAGACAACACCTGctgacgagtcagacgcGAGACTGATCATTTTagatggtcatggaagccatgcaaCTGTATGTTCTTTATTTTCCCCACCTCAAGATCAGTGCTGAGTGATagaaggatgaatggatggccACATGCTTTCTGAACAACgtttattgctgctatctaccagcacactgctctcatggacTCCAGCCACTGGACGAGTATTTAACGCGCtgaaggctgcatatcgacgagagttggaaaggttcgcctcgttgactgattccgctccgatggacaaggtcaatttcatcagggcCTACGCCAAGGCTCGCCGAGTTGGAATGACTaagaagaacatactgtctggctggagggtcactggaaactggccaatttcacatgcgaaagcgttacggcaccctgaaatccaacaagatgggccaaacggcagcccaagagtgactcctgaacccaggccgtatcttggctcggaTAATACTCCACAGACGAGCCGTCAAATtcgtgatcttgggttgaacaaaacaccaaagaCGCGGAGACGGTACAACGTAAtagccaagggctttgaGGCTCAACAACAGACAGTAGCGGCGCATACGCAGAGGATTGCCagcctagaggaagaattggctcggctgaagagagggaagaagaggaaggcggtaCCGAATCCTAACAGGCGTTTTATGACTCTCGGGGATACTTTAGCTGTTGGAGAAGCCATACCTGAAGGGGAGACTCAAAAGGAGTCTATCGTGGTGGAATCTGTCTGTTCAGACGAGCGAGAGTCAGAATCAGAGGCTAGCTCGGTCATTGAAGTGAGAGAGGAAGCCGTACCCCACCAACGGACCACGCGGTCAGGACGgcttattaaaaacctaaatTCCAATAGAGATAGTTATTCGCTATTGTGAGATGAGACATTTTGCACATGTCCTTCATTTTGGCCGAGTTGTTTACAAGTGAAGTTGTCCATTTTTGGTGgtgctcttttttttttgcttgaCGAAAGGGTGGGGCTGTCGAAAGGGGGGTTGTGTATGGTAGAGGTTagggaggaggagaaagtGGGAAGTTTGGAGACAGCTGGCCAAATATCGTTTGATGTTTGGCGAAGTGGGGCGGCACGGATGAATATTTGGGGCGCGTCTCGGCTGTCGGCCAAACCCCACTAGCCgggcatggctgctgttaAAAAGCGGCTAAAACCGAGTAGgaatacaaccaaccaaccaaccatagatcctgaacgtagctccttgagctacgtcttgtcaatagagcctggcctgcctgcagtgcctatccgtagcaatagaaccgaTCCCGCcagaagcgttccccgttcacctgtacTACCGAGACCCGCCCGTGACAATAGTGCGTGTTAGGCTTATTGAGGTTAGGGTTAAAAGAAGTgttattgatagctggtgagctaagttctatctacTGCTAAATGAACGTGTATACTGTGGTGATTGTGCGAGGGACGACAAGTCCTTGGGATGAGTCGTTCCTGGAACGCTGCGTTCCTACATCCGTCGTTCCAACATGGGGTTGCTCATTGGTTATCGTAGGGTAGGTGGGTTTCTTGCGGCTGACGCCTTGCATGAGTTTTtgtggggtacacgtgacgtaAGAACTGGGATCGTAACAACCTGCTAAATCACATTTGTATGAACGATTCTGTCAGGATCGTTTGTGAATAATTCCTAGGTCAACGCCAACGATCGCGAGGATGTTCTCGAGGGCCTTAACAGCGCCGCGAACCCCCTGGATTTCGGGAGTAGGGTTGACACCAGCGGGCTGGGCAATAGGAGAAGCGATGGCCGACGCGGCGAGGGCgaagagggagaagaaagTGGCCTTCATTTTGAATGATGTTTTTGGGTGAGAGTGATAGAGGTTTTTGGGTGAGAGTGATAGAGAGAGAAGTGGTTTTGAGTGTAGAGTGTGAGTGTGAGAGAGTTATTGATGATAAGAATGATGAGAACTGATTTGAAGCAGAGAAAAGGCGTCCTTATATACTAAGGGGGTTCAATCACAACCCCCCTGACCTTCGTACCTCAGGTAGGGGGGGGTCGCTGAGAAGCAAAGTGCGCTTTGATTTGCAAACTTGGGGTACTTACATTTACTCCAAAATTACATACGCGACTGAGGGATATCACACAACACGTCGCCCTCGCAATAACAAAACACGCCTCACGCATGCAAATCACGTCGGATTGAGATGCGGTTTCTTCTAAAATTAAAAGACCGGCCAGGTCACGACAGAGTGGTGTAACCAATTAAAATGAGCCAAATCATAGATACCTAGCATCCCACCTATCTTGGCCCATGATAGAAGTACCAGCAATCCCCCAAGCTGGAGCGCGTCTTCTCCGGGGCAAGACGCACAATATCATGGGACCGGTGCCAATTGGGTAGTTGTACAATTGAGAGGCGAATACATGAAGAGTTGGATCAAAAGCGGGATAAGACAAGGTTATCCGGTAGTGTTACTTGAAGCGGAAGGTATTAAGGACAACAACATAGAGGGGTTAGATGATTCGGCTGGCTGATAGAGCTCCAACCCAGATTCGGTTTAGTTGAAATGTAAATGACGGCATTTCTTAGTTTCCATATAGGttgcattccatattccataaggcacggtatggagtatggaatatggaatgtggatagaaagcctgctgtAGAGGACCAGCCTGTTTTCGTAATATATGACATGGTGAGATTGACTCAAGGCTATACAAACATATGACGAACGTCATATTAATAATGAAATAACGTCATTGATTACTAGCAAAACGTTAAATTGAGGGAAATTGAATTCCAgttacccgttggctcgagcCGGGGGAagggccaactaagcaagcttagttggccacaaaatcGCGTGACACCAACACAATCtgttgaatagtgtcaaaaggaagctcatggaagtagcttaaaaaggctattgtcatcaaagatgacagttgcCACCTATTGCCACAGGCTTAGCAAGCAGCTTCTAGTTGATTCCACATAGCACAGAAAAGACATATAGAGCTTGCTTTACACCTCAAGTAGCAGCAGAAACAACAATAATTCACATGAACATCTGACACAATCGCGCGACATCTGCGGGGGTGTGAGTTTGGTGTGATTTTCAACAATTCTCATATTACGGTGCTTAAATCTTGTCGGAAAGGTCAGAAATTGCACAGAAGAGATAAATTGAGGTCTCTCGTGATATCAATTGACTACTGACTATCTTCGGGCTGCAGAGGCAGCTACAGCGGCGGCCAGGCTCGGGTGCCTTGTAGAACAGCCTCCCACGTAAATTATGCTGTAGATGTGTTTCCTTGGTTGGCAGCGCCTGTATTCCTTCTTTCTGTGATGAGATTGTAAAGGGGATCTTCAGATCGGCCTTAGTGTTGAGTCGGGCACGGCGTTGAGTAGGGCAGGGGTGACTCAGAAAGTGATTCAGGAAGTGACTTGTAGTCAGGCAGGCacggcggcgatgagggcatcgcCACTTCATCTAGATCAGAGAATTCGTTAAGGTTATCTTCATGCTCGCTATCGGTATAAGCGTGAGGTTTTGTGAGGTTGAAGTCAAcagtatcatcactgtgattGAGCCTTGATAAATCTACTGCGCTGAGCGGCTTTGCAGCAAATCGAGCGTTGCGAATAGACTCATTAACTTCCGGTGCTCGCTGTGTATCAATTGTGAAGAATTCCTCCTTTTGACTAAGCTTCCTTGACATATCAGCACGGTTTTCATCGATAGAGTAATATTCCACATCCTTTCCTGTGTACTCAAGCCACTGCTTAAACTGTagtgtgacgggtgaaggttcccaagggataaactagtccgtactggtttatgttggcagagtcgtagggcgttgtcactgagcgttgcgaagtgtcacgtctcttaatagtgaatagagcgggtcaggcgtattcaggtaaagaagttttgttgataactggtaggccatcgtactatctagtgctaagcgaatatatatatacatgaggtTATGCaggtcgaacgaggtcggttcgactctGTTCGACAGGCATGCAAGGCGAACGAGGTCGGGTCGACTCTGTTCgtcatgcaagtcgaatggggtccgttcgacttgtatagggtaggtctATTCTAAGTGGTGGAAAACGTGGGGTATGTTATCTCACGTGGGTGGAGATtagttgggtcgtaacatGTAGCCTCTTTGGAAGCCCTTCAATAGTGACTTCtctattctctcgccactcttTCTTAATTGCATCAAGCTCACGGATAGCTAGGCTTCGCGCCAAACGGAGCTGTTGCCGtatatccttcttctcgccatCAGCAAGGAATTCGGTCTGTTGGTCTCGTAGGTCCTGTCACTggctggcgatcaattcaattcaattcaattcaatcacaCATCTGGTGGACGAAAGATCGGCCAGTGAACCGTGCGAGCATGCACGTCCCATGAAACGCACCGTGCCACCCCtgcttcaactcaatcaacgcctcagattgaattgatcgTCACCCTGGATTCAGACCGACCAGCCAAGCGCGTGGATCATGGCCATGGTGTCACGCCAGCTACTAGCGATGATCATATGATGCAAGACGAAGACGTAGCGTATAATCCATCTaacaagaagagaaacaTCGAAGAGATGAGTGGACAGGCTGAACCTGCTTCAGACCGACCAGCCAAGCGCATGTATCATGGCTATAATGCCATGCAGGCTATTAGTGATGATCATATGATGCGAGACGAAGCACAACCAATCCAAGAATTGGATGAGGAGACATCGGGGTACGCGGAACGAGTTAGAAACTATCAATTCCGTTTAACGTCTAAAATCGACGAGAAACTATACAACGAATTCAAGGAAGCCTTTGAAACAGGTGGCATGACTTTGGCGAAAGTCATTCATGACTCTCCACAACACGTTCGATTGTGGGCTTTGAATATGTTAGATACGGAATTCAGAAGAACTATCATTGATATCATGTCAGACATGGAAACGAATCGTGGACATTTTGATCCTGTAGGTGCTCTCCCAAATATCGTAACAGACTCGTTGCTCCACGAGTTTGGCATGACAAAAACTTCTTGTGTTGTATGCGAAGGCGGATTTTgtaggagaaagaaaaacccTGTGGATGTAGAGGAAGTTGTATGGAAAGATTGTAGACTACATTTAATGCATCTTCAGTGTTTTCGTGACAAGGTCTCAGAAGGCAAGATACCTGGCAAAGGCTTTTGCAAATGCGTTAACTTTTTCTAGAGTAAATAAATCCCTTTCAACTTGAGTAGGAGTTAGTAACAACGAAAGCGCTATCTGAGACAAAATGAGCATCCTAACGTAGATTCGATGGCCTGAGCGGCTCAGTGCCATGTCTCTGCAATACACATAGCTCGTCACAGACAGTTTCCAGTACACCTACCTGGTTATTTTGTGCTTTATACGTGCTATGTACAT
The genomic region above belongs to Fusarium poae strain DAOMC 252244 chromosome Unknown contig_1, whole genome shotgun sequence and contains:
- a CDS encoding uncharacterized protein (SECRETED:SignalP(1-17)) is translated as MKATFFSLFALAASAIASPIAQPAGVNPTPEIQGVRGAVKALENILAIVGQVVTIPVLTSRVPHKNSCKASAARNPPTLR